Part of the bacterium genome, GTTCTGGGCGACCCCATGATCTGGGTCCACGTCAAGGACAAGAAGAAGCCGGACGAGCAAACGCAGGAGAAGCTGCTCGAAATGGGCGAGGCTCTGCCGCACATCGCGCTGCCGGACGACGGCGACTTCACGTTCCGCTGCGAGGTCGAGGTCAAGCCGGAGTTCGAGTTGCCGGAGCTCGAAGGCGTTCCGATCGAGAAGCCGATCCTGAGCATCAGCGACGCGGCCGTGCAGGTGCAGATCGACCGGATGCGCGCGCAGCGAGGCAACTGGGCGCCAGTCGAGTCGGGTGGCAAAGTCGTCGCCGACGACCTGCTCGTGTGCGATTTGAAGGTGACTGTCGGCGGCAAGGAAGTGAAGACTCTCGACAATGTTCAACTCGCGGCGCGAGCGCAGGTCGTCGAGGGCGCCGTGCTTTCGGATCTGGGTGACGCCTTGAAGGGTGCGAAGGTCGGCGACAGCCGTTCGGTCGAGGCCGAGCTGCCGGAGGACTACGAGGTCGAGGATCTTCGCGGCAAGAAGGCGACGTTTGCATTCAGTGTCAACGAGATCAAGCGGATGCAATTGCCGCCGCTGGACAAGGCCTATCTCGAGGCCAATGGCTTCGACAACGAGGCTGACTACCGCCAGTGGGTCAAGTCGCAGATGGAGCTGCAACTCGAGGCGGAGATTCGCCGCGGCATGAAGGGTCAGACGAAGAAGTACCTGCTCGATAACACCACACTCGAATTGCCCGAGGGTTTGTCTTCTCGCCAGACAGAACGGGCGGCGGCTCGGCGGGCGATCGAATTGCGCCGGCAGGGTGTCCCGGCGGAGGAGATCGACAAACATGCCGACGAGCTCCGCACCGGCGCCAGGGAAGAGGCGCTGGCGGAGTTGAAGCTCTACTTCATCTTCGAAGAGGTCGCCGAGAAGTTCGAGGTCGATGTGACGGAGGAGGAGATCAACGGCCAGATTGCCCAAATGGCCAGGGCCTATAACCGCCGCTTTGATCGCGTTCGCGACGAGTTGGCCAAGAGCAACGGCATCGAGCAACTGTATCTCGAAGTCCGCGACGAGAAGTGCATCGAGCGGATTCTGGACAAGGCCAAGATCACCGAGGCCAAACCTGAGAAGAAGGCGGCGCCGAAGCAGAAAACCGCCGCCAAGAAGGCCGCGACCAAGAAGGCGACCACAAAGGCAGACGAGGACGAGAAGGCCGAGAAGAAGACGGTCAAGAATGCTGCCAAGAAGACGACTAAGAAGGCGTCAAAGAAGAAGTCTCAATGAGGGAGCGTCACGGGCTCAGGGCCCGTCGGTCCTGGGCTTTGGTGTGGAGACTGCAGGGCGATGAGGCGAGCTGCTGTGTACGAGCGCTCGCTAACGCGGCCTGCCCGGCTGGACGATGTAGTCACGGTCGGCGTGCGTTGCC contains:
- the tig gene encoding trigger factor — its product is MASDEITGDQTDEGVSVADDGEEDPQAALKKVISVDVTDMGVLRKTVGITVPRDSLTTEFDKEYDGLMSDALVPGFRKGHAPRKLVEKRFGRDVNEQVQTRLVSNAYLAAIDKEELKVLGDPMIWVHVKDKKKPDEQTQEKLLEMGEALPHIALPDDGDFTFRCEVEVKPEFELPELEGVPIEKPILSISDAAVQVQIDRMRAQRGNWAPVESGGKVVADDLLVCDLKVTVGGKEVKTLDNVQLAARAQVVEGAVLSDLGDALKGAKVGDSRSVEAELPEDYEVEDLRGKKATFAFSVNEIKRMQLPPLDKAYLEANGFDNEADYRQWVKSQMELQLEAEIRRGMKGQTKKYLLDNTTLELPEGLSSRQTERAAARRAIELRRQGVPAEEIDKHADELRTGAREEALAELKLYFIFEEVAEKFEVDVTEEEINGQIAQMARAYNRRFDRVRDELAKSNGIEQLYLEVRDEKCIERILDKAKITEAKPEKKAAPKQKTAAKKAATKKATTKADEDEKAEKKTVKNAAKKTTKKASKKKSQ